Proteins encoded by one window of Dietzia sp. B32:
- a CDS encoding glycosyltransferase, with the protein MDARNEERLDIAVIGPSRFPIREPYAGGLEVVVAKEVRELRARGHRVTLYAAAGSEGHDRRLEFTTLAAATGRGDSYYPPGGYEADAAEFDRVMDHVAVSGFDVVLNHSLSHVPLVRAAEMGTPLITTLHCPQLAPMQEAFDRYGSATGRVLAVSNSVLGSWRVPHGAEVLPNGVDLGVWGPRGRSAARFSARTTTGRHAAGTPVAGPHTAGPHTAGRPAARPRAVWTGRIVPEKGPHLAVEAARRAGLTLDLAGRVGDDRYMERVLAPRLRDAGDGVRYHGPLGRDALVPLVASAAVALVTPCWEEPFGLTAVEALACGTPVVALARGGIREILDGQPGVVLVEPGRDPASALAAGIPAALTFDRVTIARAAAAAFSHDARIDSLETLLRGLLVGAAS; encoded by the coding sequence GTGGACGCCCGTAACGAGGAGCGACTCGACATCGCAGTGATCGGCCCGTCGCGGTTCCCCATCCGTGAGCCGTACGCCGGGGGTCTCGAGGTGGTGGTCGCCAAGGAGGTGCGTGAGCTGCGCGCGCGGGGTCACCGCGTCACGCTCTACGCCGCCGCCGGGAGCGAGGGTCACGACCGTCGCCTCGAGTTCACCACCCTGGCCGCCGCCACCGGACGGGGCGACAGCTACTACCCGCCCGGCGGGTACGAGGCCGACGCCGCGGAGTTCGACCGGGTCATGGACCACGTGGCGGTGTCCGGGTTCGACGTGGTGCTCAACCACAGCCTGTCGCACGTCCCGCTCGTCCGCGCGGCCGAGATGGGCACGCCCCTGATCACCACCCTGCACTGCCCGCAGCTGGCGCCGATGCAGGAGGCGTTCGACCGGTACGGTTCGGCGACCGGCAGGGTGCTCGCGGTGAGCAACTCCGTGCTCGGTTCCTGGCGGGTGCCGCACGGCGCCGAGGTCCTGCCCAACGGTGTGGACCTGGGGGTCTGGGGGCCCCGTGGCCGGTCCGCCGCCCGGTTCTCCGCTCGGACCACCACCGGTCGCCACGCTGCCGGTACCCCCGTCGCCGGTCCTCACACTGCCGGTCCTCACACTGCCGGCCGTCCCGCGGCCCGGCCCCGCGCCGTCTGGACCGGTCGGATCGTGCCCGAGAAGGGCCCGCACCTGGCGGTCGAGGCGGCCCGCCGCGCCGGCCTCACGCTCGACCTGGCCGGCCGGGTCGGAGACGACCGGTACATGGAGCGGGTCCTCGCGCCCCGACTGCGCGACGCCGGGGACGGCGTCCGCTACCACGGCCCGCTCGGCCGCGACGCGCTCGTCCCGCTGGTCGCCTCGGCCGCGGTGGCGCTGGTGACGCCGTGCTGGGAGGAGCCGTTCGGGCTGACCGCCGTCGAGGCGCTGGCCTGCGGCACCCCGGTGGTGGCCCTGGCCCGCGGGGGGATCCGGGAGATCCTCGACGGGCAACCGGGCGTGGTGCTGGTCGAGCCGGGACGCGACCCGGCGTCCGCCCTCGCGGCGGGCATCCCCGCCGCGCTGACCTTCGACCGCGTGACGATCGCCCGGGCGGCCGCCGCGGCGTTCTCCCACGACGCCCGCATCGATTCCCTCGAGACGCTGCTGCGCGGCCTGCTGGTGGGCGCCGCGTCGTGA
- a CDS encoding glycosyltransferase family 2 protein → MTHAAISVDVVIPYYRDQAMLDRILAALRHQTGLDGRASGGAAHTAPGAACAVRVIVADDGSPTPPVVPPEVTVVTQDDRGFRASAARHLGACAGDGDLLLFLDGDTVPGPGYVAAICAALEGDPDLLVVGRRRYGRFAPTTPGAEPGIEPVEILPDPAWPASFYDETADLTRGDDLWRGVLSAACGLHRRLYELAGGFDPDIVGYGGEDWDLAWRCEQAGGRLRHLPDAVAWHDGPDWAGRADARQLAQKNAESALLAGLIASPLTRPAGGIFGLPSIAVHIHAGSPEFAGTGSAAATCISLLSWADVAVTVDPATSDAAVIAELFAADPRVTLGPRGPWWRPGTSGQGPRRRPPVLVDILRPCALGELDARRLRALCPPMGSVGLDDDEGYRLAEIRSSRALAREQEWGDHPPETTAIAASHGGVRVVDEDGTGVRLERVLGGW, encoded by the coding sequence GTGACGCACGCCGCGATCAGTGTGGACGTGGTGATCCCGTACTACCGGGACCAGGCGATGCTCGACCGGATTCTCGCGGCGCTGCGCCACCAGACCGGCCTCGACGGGCGGGCGTCCGGCGGCGCGGCGCACACCGCGCCGGGTGCTGCATGCGCCGTGAGGGTCATCGTCGCCGACGACGGCTCACCCACCCCGCCGGTGGTCCCGCCCGAGGTCACGGTGGTGACCCAGGACGACCGCGGGTTCCGCGCCTCGGCCGCACGCCACCTCGGTGCCTGTGCCGGCGACGGCGACCTCCTGCTCTTCCTCGACGGCGACACCGTCCCCGGGCCCGGCTACGTGGCCGCGATCTGCGCGGCGCTCGAGGGCGACCCGGACCTGCTGGTGGTGGGGCGCCGGCGGTACGGCCGATTCGCGCCCACCACGCCCGGGGCCGAGCCCGGGATCGAACCGGTCGAGATCCTCCCCGACCCCGCCTGGCCTGCGAGCTTCTACGACGAGACGGCGGATCTCACCCGCGGTGACGATCTGTGGCGGGGGGTCCTGTCGGCGGCGTGCGGTCTGCACCGCCGCCTGTACGAGCTGGCCGGCGGGTTCGACCCGGACATCGTCGGCTACGGCGGCGAGGACTGGGACCTGGCCTGGCGCTGCGAGCAGGCCGGCGGCCGACTGCGGCACCTGCCCGACGCCGTGGCCTGGCACGACGGTCCCGACTGGGCCGGACGCGCCGACGCCCGGCAGCTCGCGCAGAAGAACGCCGAGTCCGCCCTCCTGGCAGGGCTCATCGCCTCCCCGCTCACCCGGCCGGCCGGCGGGATCTTCGGGCTGCCGTCGATCGCGGTCCACATCCATGCCGGTAGCCCCGAATTCGCCGGGACCGGCTCCGCGGCCGCGACCTGCATCTCCCTGCTGTCCTGGGCGGACGTGGCGGTGACCGTCGACCCCGCCACATCCGACGCCGCGGTGATCGCCGAGCTCTTCGCCGCCGACCCCCGGGTGACCCTCGGGCCGCGTGGCCCGTGGTGGCGGCCCGGGACATCGGGGCAGGGCCCTCGTCGTCGTCCGCCCGTCCTCGTCGACATCCTCCGTCCCTGCGCGCTCGGGGAGCTCGACGCGCGGCGCCTGCGCGCGTTGTGCCCACCCATGGGGAGCGTGGGTCTGGACGACGACGAGGGTTACCGTCTGGCAGAAATTCGCAGTTCGCGGGCGTTGGCACGCGAGCAGGAGTGGGGAGACCACCCGCCGGAGACGACCGCGATCGCGGCGTCGCACGGCGGGGTCCGGGTCGTGGACGAGGACGGCACGGGGGTGCGGCTCGAGCGGGTACTCGGCGGCTGGTGA
- a CDS encoding WcbI family polysaccharide biosynthesis putative acetyltransferase — MTTSDLPTVMVIGNCQADVYRDLLRSSGEVGVVDVRPVYEMTAADIPSLHADLARTDVLIVQPVRDDYRDLPLGHSQLAAQLPPSATIVLVPVLRYAGLHPYQVLIRPPRDRSLVPPIAPYHDLRAIVAAATGDRAVLEASPNAEQATAAARESVEALRVREQAHGTLVASDLLDGVPRWHTINHPDRRTLATVFDRILDRLPAGLLTDPPRIGDREPLGATRAPVEPAVECALGLPAGEPAPSRADLSRADLSRAAATGARSGEWLVDGSPVPSSAIIDAHLDWYSATPGVVDEGMRRHAARIEMLGLR; from the coding sequence GTGACCACCTCCGACCTGCCGACCGTCATGGTGATCGGCAACTGCCAGGCGGACGTCTACCGCGACCTGCTGCGCTCGTCGGGCGAAGTCGGGGTGGTCGACGTCCGGCCGGTGTACGAGATGACGGCCGCCGACATCCCGTCCCTGCACGCCGACCTCGCCCGCACGGATGTGCTGATCGTCCAACCCGTCCGCGACGACTACCGCGACCTGCCGCTCGGGCACAGCCAGCTGGCCGCGCAGCTGCCGCCCTCGGCCACGATCGTGCTGGTCCCGGTGCTGCGATATGCCGGGCTGCACCCGTACCAGGTGTTGATCCGCCCGCCCCGTGACCGGTCGCTGGTCCCGCCGATCGCGCCGTACCACGACCTGCGGGCGATCGTCGCCGCCGCGACCGGTGACCGGGCCGTGCTCGAGGCGTCGCCGAACGCCGAGCAGGCGACGGCCGCGGCCCGCGAGTCGGTGGAGGCGCTGCGCGTGCGCGAGCAGGCACACGGGACGCTGGTCGCCTCGGATCTGCTCGACGGCGTCCCGCGCTGGCACACCATCAACCACCCCGACCGGCGCACCCTGGCGACCGTGTTCGACCGGATCCTCGACCGACTGCCCGCCGGCCTGCTCACCGACCCGCCCCGCATCGGCGACCGCGAGCCCCTCGGCGCCACCCGCGCCCCGGTGGAGCCCGCCGTCGAGTGCGCGCTCGGCCTGCCGGCCGGCGAGCCCGCCCCGAGCCGTGCCGACCTGAGCCGTGCCGACCTGAGCCGTGCCGCCGCGACGGGAGCCCGCTCGGGCGAGTGGCTGGTCGACGGCTCGCCCGTGCCCAGCAGCGCGATCATCGACGCCCACCTCGACTGGTACTCGGCCACTCCCGGCGTGGTGGACGAGGGGATGCGCCGACACGCCGCCCGCATCGAGATGCTGGGGCTGAGGTGA
- a CDS encoding glycosyltransferase encodes MNSGSCPAPSPSIRVRSVPAGHDYVRHAISPAAGVTVLADPVLDPAEPARWWPHPALEAADRPEVLDDADLVHVHFGYEHRTPGQIADFVATLRARGLPLVVTVHDLTNPHEPDPTRHLERTGHLVRGADAVITLTTGAAAEIRERWGVDAQVIPHPRLMAAEVTEPHRVTRLGGTDRTDRTGRVGAGTARGRRTVGVVLGSLRAGVAAEELLPPLTAALPDGARLTVMVRSDALTAARDPGHPRHTAALELDRLALHPDVEVRAHGLLSDADLCAALAEFDALVLPHRHGTHSGWLELCRDLALPPVIPRIGYLAEQWNPGSAVYDPAHVTAEDLRHALAAALDGPAVPPRSPESEDAAVAAAHALVYRAARARF; translated from the coding sequence GTGAACTCTGGCTCCTGCCCGGCCCCGTCGCCGTCGATCCGCGTCCGCTCCGTGCCGGCCGGCCACGACTACGTCCGCCACGCGATCTCCCCCGCGGCCGGCGTCACGGTGCTCGCCGACCCCGTGCTGGATCCGGCCGAGCCCGCCCGGTGGTGGCCGCACCCGGCGCTCGAGGCCGCCGACCGCCCGGAGGTCCTCGACGATGCCGATCTCGTGCACGTGCACTTCGGCTACGAACACCGCACACCCGGGCAGATCGCCGACTTCGTCGCGACACTCCGGGCACGGGGCCTGCCGCTGGTGGTCACCGTGCACGACCTCACCAATCCGCACGAGCCCGATCCCACCCGCCATCTCGAGCGCACCGGCCACCTCGTGCGCGGCGCCGACGCCGTGATCACGCTGACCACCGGCGCCGCGGCGGAGATCCGGGAACGGTGGGGCGTCGACGCGCAGGTCATCCCGCATCCCCGTCTCATGGCCGCCGAGGTCACCGAGCCGCACCGGGTCACGCGTCTCGGCGGTACTGACCGGACCGATCGCACCGGCCGGGTCGGCGCGGGCACCGCCCGGGGTCGACGAACCGTGGGCGTGGTGCTGGGTTCGCTGCGCGCGGGGGTGGCTGCGGAGGAGCTCCTGCCGCCGCTGACCGCCGCCCTGCCGGACGGCGCACGACTGACGGTGATGGTCCGCTCGGATGCCCTGACCGCCGCGCGCGATCCCGGGCATCCCCGGCACACAGCCGCGCTCGAGCTCGACCGGCTGGCACTCCACCCGGACGTCGAGGTCCGGGCGCACGGGCTCCTGTCCGACGCCGACCTCTGCGCGGCACTGGCCGAGTTCGACGCGCTCGTCCTGCCGCACCGCCACGGCACCCATTCGGGCTGGCTGGAGCTGTGCCGCGACCTGGCTCTACCGCCGGTCATCCCGCGGATCGGGTACCTGGCCGAGCAGTGGAACCCCGGCTCCGCTGTCTACGACCCTGCCCACGTCACCGCCGAGGACCTGCGCCACGCCCTGGCCGCCGCCCTCGACGGCCCTGCGGTCCCCCCGCGTTCGCCCGAGTCCGAGGACGCCGCGGTCGCCGCCGCGCACGCCCTCGTCTACCGCGCCGCCCGGGCTCGCTTCTGA
- a CDS encoding DNA alkylation repair protein, translated as MTTTTPPTLDDVMAELADLADARIREVNERHGDDHAVNLTRLRAVAKRVKKNHPLALDLWATGDSAARLLALLVCRPREFSAGELDTMLREARTRKVHDWLVGYVVMKGPHAEELRVAWLDDADPVVASAGWALTADRVVKKPEGLDLSALLDVIEAEMAGAHARLQWEMNTCLAHIGIEHPEHRDRALAIGERLGVLRDYPTPPNCTSPYAPEWIGEMARRQEA; from the coding sequence ATGACGACGACGACACCACCCACCCTCGATGACGTGATGGCCGAGCTCGCGGACCTCGCGGACGCGCGGATCCGGGAGGTCAACGAACGTCACGGGGACGATCACGCGGTCAACCTCACCAGGCTCCGCGCGGTGGCCAAGCGGGTGAAGAAGAACCATCCCCTGGCACTGGACCTGTGGGCCACCGGCGATTCGGCCGCGCGGTTGCTGGCGCTGCTCGTCTGCCGGCCCAGGGAGTTCTCCGCCGGTGAGCTCGACACGATGCTGCGTGAGGCCCGCACCCGGAAGGTCCACGACTGGCTGGTGGGTTATGTGGTGATGAAGGGGCCGCACGCCGAGGAGCTGCGCGTGGCGTGGCTGGACGATGCCGACCCGGTGGTCGCCTCCGCCGGCTGGGCCCTCACCGCCGACCGGGTGGTCAAGAAGCCCGAGGGGCTGGACCTGTCCGCGCTGCTCGACGTGATCGAGGCCGAGATGGCGGGTGCGCACGCGAGGCTGCAGTGGGAGATGAACACCTGCCTGGCGCACATCGGGATCGAACACCCGGAGCATCGCGATCGCGCGCTGGCGATCGGAGAGCGCCTGGGCGTGCTGCGCGACTACCCGACTCCCCCGAACTGCACCTCGCCGTATGCGCCGGAGTGGATCGGCGAGATGGCCCGTCGCCAGGAGGCCTGA
- a CDS encoding pyrimidine dimer DNA glycosylase/endonuclease V: MRLWSIDPVLLDRAALVAGWREGLLAQKVLRGLTKGYRSHPQLERFRTLVDPVAGIATWLHGLADAADVRGYRFDRTRVVLPAGPERLPLTDGQLALEWAHLRAKVIERDPPWLERLDRYEATGPRPHPMFDLVPGPVAAWERAPLPEA; the protein is encoded by the coding sequence GTGCGCCTGTGGAGCATCGATCCCGTCCTGCTCGACCGCGCGGCGCTGGTCGCGGGGTGGCGTGAGGGGCTCCTGGCCCAGAAGGTACTCCGCGGACTGACCAAGGGCTATCGCAGTCATCCGCAGCTGGAACGCTTCCGCACCCTCGTCGACCCCGTCGCGGGGATCGCCACGTGGCTGCACGGGCTCGCCGACGCCGCCGACGTGCGCGGGTACCGCTTCGACCGCACCCGCGTCGTCCTCCCCGCCGGGCCGGAGCGACTCCCGCTCACCGACGGTCAGCTCGCGCTGGAGTGGGCGCACCTGCGGGCGAAGGTGATCGAGCGCGATCCGCCGTGGCTCGAGCGGCTCGATCGGTACGAGGCGACAGGGCCCCGCCCGCACCCGATGTTCGACCTGGTCCCGGGGCCGGTGGCCGCCTGGGAACGCGCACCCCTCCCGGAGGCCTGA
- a CDS encoding alpha/beta hydrolase, with the protein MPRPPARVPLPVLVAPAAASTALALWPIRRPFVAATAGWVTSLAAQELPLHVGALVGAVAAPVLARRAASASDRLGVGMAALTWAGLGVVVARHVAARDALDGALRECPGAARADGADVGGCGAGGSTTTTSSAPLPRTPWPTVLTRPVPLRPRGVRARRGMVYGPDAVANRFDLYTRADDLGEGAARGVLIHIHGGHFRAGGPSRESRAMLFDHAARGWAAISTTYHLSPTPESGFPQHLVDIKRLLHWVRTEGPSHGIGPDAPIVVAGSSAGAHLAMMTALTANDPRFQPGFEAGDTAVDGAIGLYGYYGRLGAETRDVSDPVRHPATGAPPVAIIHGTHDTYTPVKGSRRLVRHLRAGSTNPVIYAELHGAQHGFDAVRSPRYLAVVEAVARFTDGLA; encoded by the coding sequence GTGCCGAGACCGCCCGCCCGCGTGCCCCTGCCCGTGCTCGTCGCGCCCGCCGCGGCGTCCACGGCGCTGGCGTTGTGGCCGATCCGCCGGCCGTTCGTCGCCGCGACCGCGGGATGGGTGACGAGCCTGGCCGCACAGGAGCTCCCGCTGCACGTCGGCGCACTGGTCGGGGCGGTGGCCGCGCCCGTGCTCGCCCGCCGGGCCGCGAGTGCCTCGGACCGCCTCGGGGTGGGTATGGCCGCGCTGACCTGGGCGGGGCTGGGCGTGGTGGTCGCGCGGCACGTCGCCGCGCGGGACGCCCTGGACGGCGCGCTGCGGGAGTGTCCCGGTGCCGCGCGCGCGGACGGTGCGGACGTCGGCGGGTGCGGCGCCGGAGGATCCACGACGACGACGAGCTCCGCTCCCCTGCCCCGCACGCCGTGGCCGACGGTGCTGACCCGCCCGGTGCCGCTGCGGCCGCGGGGGGTGCGGGCCCGCCGGGGCATGGTCTACGGTCCGGACGCGGTGGCGAACCGGTTCGACCTCTACACCCGTGCGGACGATCTCGGCGAGGGTGCCGCCCGGGGAGTCCTGATCCACATCCACGGGGGACACTTCCGGGCGGGCGGCCCGAGCCGGGAGTCGCGGGCGATGCTCTTCGACCACGCAGCGCGGGGGTGGGCGGCCATCAGCACCACCTACCACCTGTCGCCCACGCCGGAGTCGGGGTTCCCGCAGCACCTCGTGGACATCAAACGACTCCTCCACTGGGTACGCACCGAGGGCCCGTCGCACGGCATCGGGCCCGATGCGCCGATCGTGGTGGCCGGCAGCTCTGCCGGGGCGCACCTCGCGATGATGACCGCCCTGACCGCCAACGACCCGCGGTTCCAGCCCGGGTTCGAGGCCGGCGACACCGCGGTCGACGGCGCGATCGGCCTGTACGGCTACTACGGCCGTCTGGGCGCGGAGACCAGGGACGTCTCCGACCCGGTACGTCACCCGGCCACCGGCGCCCCACCGGTCGCGATCATCCACGGCACCCATGACACCTACACCCCGGTGAAGGGTTCCCGGCGGCTCGTCCGGCACCTGCGCGCCGGGTCGACCAACCCGGTGATCTACGCGGAGCTCCACGGAGCCCAACACGGGTTCGACGCGGTGCGCTCGCCGCGTTACCTCGCGGTGGTCGAGGCGGTCGCGCGGTTCACCGACGGTCTGGCCTGA
- a CDS encoding nitroreductase family deazaflavin-dependent oxidoreductase: protein MPLTGEYEPSPSEWVRMQVETYEKTDGAEGGDLVGIPVIIVTSVGRKSGKLRKTPLMRVEHEGSYAAVASQGGAPTHPVWYWNITAHPHVEVRDRDRVGDYTARELSGAERDEWWERAVAVYPDYRDYQEKTDRTIPVFVLEPRD, encoded by the coding sequence ATGCCGCTGACCGGCGAGTACGAGCCGAGCCCGAGCGAATGGGTGCGGATGCAGGTCGAGACATACGAGAAGACCGACGGGGCCGAGGGCGGCGACCTGGTCGGCATCCCCGTGATCATCGTGACCAGCGTCGGCCGCAAGTCCGGGAAGCTGCGCAAGACCCCGCTGATGCGTGTCGAGCACGAGGGGTCCTACGCGGCGGTCGCGTCCCAGGGCGGCGCTCCCACGCACCCGGTCTGGTACTGGAACATCACGGCCCACCCGCACGTCGAGGTCCGCGACAGGGACCGCGTCGGCGACTACACCGCGCGCGAGCTCAGTGGCGCCGAGCGCGACGAGTGGTGGGAGCGGGCGGTGGCGGTGTACCCCGATTACCGTGACTACCAGGAGAAGACCGACCGGACGATCCCCGTGTTCGTACTGGAGCCCCGCGATTAA
- a CDS encoding patatin-like phospholipase family protein produces the protein MSRIALVLGCGGTIGGAWMIAALHALTEQTGFDPREADVLLGTSAGAELMTMLAGGIGVDELVDMQRGRACDPRLREHIASTPPSRPPRPRLPLLNPGLLRTHSGLAALTGIAPTGRGDASWLQRLAEGFEVGSWLPHPGARIVAYDVRAGERVLFGAPDSPMATVGEALRASWATPGWMPPVPIGDRIFVDGGMGSTASVDLISPEDADLVYVLAPMASAPGVRIPGPGGGVEYRMIRRPMSTVLHAEIATVRARGTTVVPILPTTADLAGLTPNFMNGSRRVAAFESSMRTAPHTVRAALEANGADV, from the coding sequence ATGAGCCGGATCGCCCTCGTCCTCGGGTGTGGCGGCACGATCGGCGGGGCGTGGATGATCGCCGCTCTGCACGCCCTGACGGAGCAGACCGGATTCGATCCCCGGGAGGCGGACGTCCTCCTCGGCACCTCCGCGGGCGCCGAGCTGATGACGATGCTGGCCGGCGGCATCGGCGTCGACGAACTCGTGGACATGCAGCGCGGACGAGCCTGCGATCCCCGGCTCCGGGAACACATCGCGTCCACCCCGCCGAGCCGCCCGCCACGTCCGCGGCTCCCGCTGCTCAACCCCGGCCTGCTCCGCACGCACTCCGGGTTGGCCGCCCTCACCGGCATCGCACCCACCGGCCGCGGCGACGCCTCGTGGCTGCAGCGGCTCGCCGAGGGGTTCGAGGTGGGCTCCTGGCTACCCCACCCCGGCGCCCGGATCGTCGCCTACGACGTCCGGGCCGGTGAGCGCGTCCTGTTCGGCGCCCCCGACTCGCCGATGGCGACCGTCGGCGAGGCACTACGCGCCTCCTGGGCGACCCCGGGGTGGATGCCGCCCGTCCCCATCGGCGACCGGATCTTCGTCGACGGCGGCATGGGCTCCACCGCCTCGGTCGACCTCATCTCCCCCGAGGACGCCGACCTCGTCTATGTCCTGGCCCCGATGGCGTCCGCGCCCGGTGTCCGCATCCCCGGGCCCGGAGGCGGCGTCGAGTACCGGATGATCCGCCGCCCGATGTCGACCGTCCTGCACGCGGAGATCGCCACCGTCCGCGCGCGCGGCACCACCGTCGTCCCGATCCTGCCCACCACCGCCGACCTCGCGGGCCTGACCCCGAACTTCATGAACGGGTCCCGACGGGTGGCGGCGTTCGAGTCCTCCATGAGGACCGCCCCGCACACGGTTCGCGCCGCGCTGGAGGCGAACGGGGCCGACGTGTGA
- a CDS encoding flavin-containing monooxygenase: MKRDRSRTTPARPSGSCGPRCGCASSSSSARYCDGSPPPTAHRALYAALQWGSGVLADITTRPSWRRRAVQAYARLSLRAQVRDPDLRARLTPDDEPLCKRQVVSGTYYRAIQRSDAELVTDGIVQVTPDGIRTADGTERPADVIVLATGFRAHDYMRPMEVVGRDGRTLEREWADGPRAYRMTAIPGFPNAFTVLGPNSPTGSISLQHTAELTARYIAHWLELLRDGSIRSVEVTEEATAEFNDDVAGAMGPTVWNTGCHSWYFHDGGTIDLFPFDRARLAELMGEPDHSHFRVG; this comes from the coding sequence GTGAAGCGGGATCGGTCACGCACTACGCCCGCACGCCCCAGTGGATCCTGTGGGCCCCGATGCGGATGCGCCAGCTCGTCGTCGTCGGCTCGGTACTGCGACGGTTCCCCACCGCCCACCGCCCACCGCGCGCTGTACGCCGCGCTGCAGTGGGGGTCCGGCGTCCTCGCCGACATCACCACCAGACCGTCGTGGCGGCGGCGCGCGGTCCAGGCCTACGCGCGGCTCTCCCTCCGGGCGCAGGTCCGGGACCCCGACCTCCGCGCCCGGCTCACGCCCGACGACGAGCCGCTGTGCAAGCGGCAGGTGGTCTCGGGGACGTACTACCGCGCCATCCAGCGCAGCGACGCCGAGCTCGTCACCGACGGGATCGTGCAGGTCACCCCGGACGGGATCCGCACCGCGGACGGCACCGAGCGTCCCGCCGACGTGATCGTGCTGGCGACCGGCTTCCGCGCGCACGACTACATGCGCCCCATGGAGGTCGTCGGACGCGACGGCCGCACCCTCGAGCGCGAGTGGGCCGACGGCCCGCGCGCCTACCGGATGACCGCCATCCCGGGCTTCCCCAACGCGTTCACCGTGCTGGGCCCCAACTCCCCCACCGGCTCGATCTCACTGCAGCACACCGCCGAACTCACCGCCCGGTACATCGCCCACTGGCTCGAACTCCTCCGCGACGGCTCGATCCGGTCGGTGGAGGTGACCGAGGAGGCGACCGCCGAGTTCAACGACGACGTCGCCGGGGCTATGGGGCCGACGGTCTGGAACACCGGCTGCCACTCGTGGTACTTCCACGACGGCGGCACGATCGACCTGTTCCCCTTCGACCGGGCGCGACTGGCCGAGCTCATGGGGGAACCGGACCACTCGCACTTCCGGGTGGGCTGA